One Glutamicibacter halophytocola DNA segment encodes these proteins:
- a CDS encoding metallopeptidase family protein, giving the protein MNSKVPNQPSGPRRNRHGRGRRGPLLPMHLPAYRGRQERFDDAVMASAQRLSERWPQKIELIDFLIEPVPSDTLINQAQAVGDRIPLASSVAATASERAKIIIFRLPIEQIADSPGELLDLVHQCVVHEVSQLWVKPINEIDPSYFPDDPDYE; this is encoded by the coding sequence ATGAACTCCAAGGTGCCGAATCAGCCCAGCGGGCCGCGGCGCAATCGCCACGGCCGGGGGCGCCGCGGGCCGTTGCTGCCGATGCATCTTCCTGCCTACCGAGGCAGGCAAGAGCGGTTCGATGACGCAGTGATGGCCAGTGCCCAGCGGCTTTCCGAGCGCTGGCCGCAGAAGATTGAGCTTATCGACTTCTTGATCGAGCCGGTTCCCAGCGACACTCTCATCAACCAGGCCCAGGCCGTTGGTGACCGGATCCCGCTGGCGTCCTCCGTGGCGGCCACCGCCAGCGAGCGAGCAAAAATCATCATTTTCCGCCTGCCCATCGAGCAGATTGCCGACAGCCCTGGAGAGCTGCTGGACCTGGTCCATCAATGCGTGGTGCACGAGGTGTCCCAGCTGTGGGTCAAGCCAATCAACGAGATCGACCCGTCGTATTTCCCCGACGACCCTGATTACGAGTGA
- a CDS encoding DUF3499 domain-containing protein, whose translation MGTVEGLRLCSRPACREAARATLTYVYADSTAVLGPLATYPEPHCYDLCARHANRLTVPSGWNLIRGAMPDVLEPEDELNALVNAVRDKQPAAREPRHASTSPVDSVRARENRGQRFDSRVRLAVLPDKEQ comes from the coding sequence ATGGGAACCGTGGAAGGTCTTCGTCTTTGTTCTCGCCCAGCTTGCCGTGAAGCAGCTCGTGCAACCCTCACCTACGTATACGCGGATTCAACTGCTGTACTGGGTCCGCTCGCGACCTATCCGGAGCCGCACTGCTACGACCTGTGCGCGCGGCACGCCAATCGCCTGACCGTCCCCAGCGGCTGGAACCTGATTCGCGGAGCCATGCCGGATGTGCTGGAGCCCGAAGACGAACTGAATGCGCTGGTGAATGCGGTGCGCGACAAGCAGCCGGCGGCCCGCGAGCCGCGGCACGCCTCAACTTCCCCGGTGGATTCGGTGCGTGCTCGCGAAAACCGCGGCCAGCGCTTTGACTCTCGTGTGCGCCTGGCCGTTTTGCCGGATAAGGAACAGTAA